The DNA region TTTGGCTTGGAGGGTGAGGTCGTTTGGATGTTGAGATAACGCCAATGCAAGCGACTCCACTTCGAGGGCTGGGTCGGTTTGGGAATCTGAATCCAGCCCGAGCGCGGAGTGAAGCGTCTGTTCGGGTTGGAAATCCATTCCTTGGGCGAGATATCCAATTCTTAAGTTGGGGCGCGTCGAAGCGACATTCCCCGAATCAGGATGGTCGAGACCTGCAAGGATGCGCATGAGGGTGGTTTTGCCGGAGCCGTTGGCGCCGATCAGACCGATGCGCTCGCCTGCGCTGATATTGAAGTTGATGTTTTGTAGAACGGGCTGGATGCCGAAATGTTTGTGGAGGTTGTGGATACTAAGCATGTTGACACCTGTAGTTAAAAAGAAAACCGAGGGCAGACCTCGGCTGAAAATGCCAATAGGGTGTTGCCCTGAAACATTGGTTTAACTACTTGCTGTCTGTCATTCGCTGGGTATCCTTTCGACGGCAAGATTTTATCACAGTGAGGTAAACTTGTGAATTGTTTGCGCGTCCATCCATGGACGAAACTTACTGAAAAAAAGTTCCAACCCGAGGTGAACATGACGAAAAGAATTTTGGCAGTGCTGGCACATCCCGACGATGAGTCGTTTGGCTTGGGCGGGACGCTGGCGTTGTGTGCAAAGCGCGGATACGAAACCTATTACGTGTGCGCCACGCGCGGCGAGGCTGGCACGGTGGATGCGGAGCACCTGAACGGCTTCAAGGATACGGCGGAACTGCGCACGCACGAGTTGATGAACGCGGCAAAGCATTTGGGGTTGAAGGAAGTCTTCTTTTTGGGCTACCGTGATTCGGGCATGCCCGGCATGGAGGAGAACGACCATCCCGACGCGCAGATCCAGCATCCCGTCGAGGAAGTGGCAGGGAAGGTTGTGAAATATATCCGCGAGTTGAAGCCGGATGTGGTCATCACGTTCGACCCGATCGGCGGATACAGGCATCCCGACCATATCCACATCCATAAGGCGACGGTCATGGCGTTTGCGAATTCGGATGACGCCTCTTTCTACCCCGAAGCGGGTGAGCCGTTCAAGCCGTCGGCATTGTACTTTCAAGTTTTTCCGCGCTGGTTCCTGCGTGTGATGACGCGCCTGATGCCCCTGCTCGGCAAGGACCCGACCAAATGGGGACGCAACGGCGACATCAATTTGAAGGAACTCGCTGAGGTGGATTTCCCCGTGCATGTGCGGGTGGACATCCGCCCGGTCAGCGAGGAGAAGCGGCTGGCAAGCGCGGCGCACGCGTCACAAGGCGGGATCCAAATGCGGCGCGGACTGATGGGCTTCATCACCAAGGTCTTCGGCGAAAAGGAGGATTTCATGCGCGCCTATCCGCCCGTGGAGGATGGATTCGACAGGAAGAGGGATCTTTTCGAAGGGATGTAGCGAAGGCGGCTGGAACAAATCCAGCCGCTTTTTCGTTAAATTTGGGTAGGCGTGAATGATTGAAGAGTGCTAAAATTTTGCAATATCCCAAAAACGGACAAGAGATCATGACAGAGACCACCCCATCGCAATCCACAGGCAGGTTTGGTTTTGCGCGCATTCCGGAGTTCCTGCTCCAGCCTGCGCGCACGTTTGCATTGCTGGTCGAGGAAGCCCGCGCTGCCTGGGGAACCCCCATGCTGGCATTGAGCGTGTCCACGTTCCTGAGCGTCATGGTCAGCGGATATTTGACATCCCGCGCGGCAATGATGGGCGAGATGCCGCTTCCGCGCGACTGGCAATGGTGGTCGCCTGAAATGCAGGAGAACTACATGCGCGCCCAACAAGCCATGCAGGGACCGGTCTTCGCGTATATCATTCCGCTGGTCACGGCGCTGGTCAGCTTGTGGCTGGGGTGGCTGATCCTGAGCGGGTTGCTGCATCTCGGCTCCACCCTGCTTGGCGGACGCGGCTCGATGCAAAGCGCGTTGAACGTCACAGGCTGGGGAAGTCTGCCCTTTCTGGTGCGGGATGTTTTGCGGATCATCTTCATGCTGTTTGCCGGGCGCGCCATTTCCAGCCCGGGGCTTTCCGGCTTTGTGGCGGATTCAGCGTTTTTGATGCAGCTTCTTTCGCGCGCGGATATTTTCCTGATCTGGAGCTGCATCCTGCTGGTGATCGGTTTCGGCGTGGCGGATAAACTTCCGAAGGCGAAGGCTGTCGCGAATATCGTCATCATCACACTTTTACAGTTACTTGCTCAAGCTGGAATCGGGACGCTTCTCTCCGGCTTGAGCGGGCTTGCCGTCCAGAGACCGTTCTTCTAAGCCATGACCGCTCCCTTAATTCGTATTACTGGTTTGAAAAAACACTTCCAGATGGGCGGGAATACGGTCCGCGCATTGGATGGAGTGGATCTTGAGATTCCTGCCAATACACTGACGGTCGTGATGGGACCCTCCGGCTCGGGCAAAAGCACACTGCTGTACCTGCTCGGCGGGCTGGATCGCCCCACCGCGGGCGAGATCACGGTCAATGGCGAGCGGCTTGACCAGATGGACGAGAATGCACTGGCGCTCTTCCGACGTAAAACGATGGGTTTTATTTTTCAATCGTTCAACCTCGTTTCAAGCATGTCCGCGCTGGAGAATGTCGCATTTCCGATGCAGTTCGCGGGTGTGCCTGTTGCGAGGCGGAATGAGGCGTCAAGGAGTTTGCTGGAGCAGGTCGGGCTGGCGGATCGGAGTCATCACACGCCCTCGGAACTCTCCGGCGGGCAGCAGCAGCGTGTGGCGGTGGCGCGCGCGCTGGTGAACGATCCCATGCTGATTCTGGCGGATGAACCGACCGGGAATCTCGACTCTCAGAGCGGTATTGCTGTGATGCAATTATTATCCGATCTGCATCGCGCCGGTCGGACGGTGCTGGTCGTGACGCACGATCCGCGCATGGCTGGTTTCGCAACGCACCGCATCTTTTTGCTGGATGGAAAAGTTGTTACTGAAGCGGAGTATCAATCGGCTGCGATGGGTCCGCTTCAGGTTTCGCACGGAGGATGAATATGTTGTTTACAAAAAAATCTCTTATTTTATTTGGTTTGATCTTGGCTTTGATGATGGCGTCTGTGCCGTTTTCCATGGTGGGCGCAGATGTTACCTCTGTCCAACCGGCTAATATTACTAACGATGTGGCTACGATTATTACCGTTAAAGGCGACGGATTTGATGCCTCTTCAAAAGTACTGCTGGATGGTGTGGAGTTGCCTGGCACAGTATTTATTAACAACACTGAACTCCAAGTGACCGTTCCTGCTGGCGTTGCAGTTGGGGAGCACATTATTACAGTTACATCAACTGGCGGCTCGGCGATACTTACTGTTTCCGCTCCGCCTCCATTCACGCGCCCGCAAATATATGTCAAATCCTCCTGGACGAACGTGAAACAGGTCACCACCGGGCAGGAATTCAAATTCGCGGTGGATTTTGAAAATGCCGGCAACATGCCCGCGTATAACGCGCAGGCGGTCTTTTCTTCCCCAGATCTGATCCCGCTTAATACAGGCGGCGTGATCGTGTTGAAAAATCCCCTCGATCCAGGGAGTAACTTCGCCGATGACCAGCGTTTCATCCCAGCCGGTCCGTTGTACGGCAAGACGTTCATCCTCGTGGATGTCACGGTCACATATTACGACGACAAGGGCACACCCTATTCGGATAAATTCACGCTCACCATCCCAGTGGGAAGTGGCGGCGGGGGCGGAGGATCAGGCGTCGTTGCAACAGCAACCCCGACCGGAGTCCGCAGCGGGCAGTTGATCATTTCATCCTACAGCACATCGGTCGACCCGCTTCAACCGGGCTCCGAATTCAAATTGATTATGACTGTCCAGAACATGGGCAATGACAAAGCCCAGCGTGTGACCATGATCGTGGGCGGCGGCTCGAGCGGCAGCGGGGAAGGCGGCACGCCCCAGCCGGGCGGAGTCTCCGGCGGGAGCGGCGAGTTTTCCAACTTTGCCCCGTTGGGCTCCTCGAACATTCAATCTCTCGGAGATCTGCCTGCCAGCACTGGTGTGCAGGCTTCGCAGGACTTGATCGTGAACGTGTCCACCAACCCCGGCGCATACCCGATGAAAGTGACGTTCTCGTATTTGAACGGCAAGGGCGAAGTGGTCAATGATGAGCAAGTCATCACCCTGCTCGTGTTCAGCCTGCCGAATGTGGAGATCAGTTTTTATCGTCCGCTCGATATGTTCTTTGCGGGTCAGCCCGCCCAGTTGCCGCTCCAGATCGTGAATTTGGGCAAACGCACTGCCGTGTTGGGGAACATGACCGTCACTTCGGGCGGCGGCATGGTCGAGAACGGCACTGCCCTGGTTGGCTCGCTGGACGCGGGCGGCTATTACACGCTCGACCCGATGTTCTATCCCGATGCTGCCGGAACCGTGCAATTGAACGTGCTGATCGAATACACGGATGACTTCAACCGCGCGCGCACGATCGAAAAGACCTTGGAAGTGAACGTGGAGGAAGGTTTCTTTGAACCGACTCCGGAGCCGGGCATGGAAGGCGGCGGCGGTGACTTTTTCCCGACCGAAGAGACCTTCCTGCAAAAGGTCTGGCGCTTCATTCTCGGACTTTTCGGTCTGGATAGCGCTCCTCCAGCCTCGTCTCCCGAGATGGAAGGTCCTCCGCTGATCGAGCCGGGCATCCCCGCTCCGGGCGGCGGTGGAGGCGGAAGCGGTCCCAAAGGCTAGGACGATGAAACCGTTCGATCTGATCCGACTCGTTATCAATAACTTAAGCCGGCGCAAAGCGCGCGTCGGCTTGACAGCCATTGGCGTGGTGATCGGCACGGCGGCGGTCATCATCCTGGTTTCGCTTGCCATCGGCTTGCAGATGAACGCCACCGAGCAGTTATACGGCATCGGTGATCTGAGCCAGATCTATGTGTACCCCAATTATGGCGGCGAAGTTTACGTTGAAGGACCAATGTCTGGCGGCGGGGGCGGAGGAGGTGGCGGTCCGAGTCAGGATATCAAACGGCTGACGAACAGCGCGCTTGACGAACTGCGTGCGATTCCCGGCGTGCAATCTGTGCTTCCGCGCGAGTACCTGAACGCCAATATGATGCTCAAATACAAACGTCTGGTCGGGTACAGCGGGATCTATGGGATTGGCACGTACGACCTCGCTGACTTGGGTTTGAAAGCCGATCTCGGCACGACGCAAATGACGCGCACCACGGTCGTGATCGGATATATGGTCGCGCAGAATTTCTCCGACCCGAACTGGAAACCCGGGCAGGAGATCGCCTCGCCGCCCGACCTTTATGACCAGCAGATTCAATTGACCCTGCTGAAATATGATAACGAAGGCAATGAGATCCGCAAGAATTACAGCATCCGCGTGGCAGGTGTGCTGAGAGAATCCGGCACGGAAGCGGATTGGACCATCTTCATGCCGCTGGACCAGATCAAGCTCATGAATGAATGGTCGATGGGGACGCGCATCGATTACAACAAGACGGGCTATAACGAGGTCATTGTCAGGGTCGTGAACGCGGATAAGACCCTCGAGGTCCGCGACCAGATCATTGCGCTCGGTTTTCAGGCGAACACCATGCTCGATTTTGTGCAGGGCATCAACAACTTTTACAAGATCTTGCAGGTGGTGCTGGGCGGCGTCGGCGCCATCGCCTTGTTGGTGGCGGCGATCGGCATTGCCAATACCATGGCAATGTCCATCCTCGAGCGGACGCGCGAGATCGGCTTGATGAAAGCCGTCGGCGCGACCAATCGTGATGTCCTTTCGCTGTTCCTGGGCGAAGCAGCGGGCATCGGCTTTATCGGAGGCTTGGGCGGCGTGCTGATCGGCTGGCTGGCGGGGCAGGCGTTGAACGTCATCGCCATTGTTTACCTTGCACAACAGGCGGCGTCGCAGGGCGGCATCCCGCCGAGCGTGGCGGTCTATACGCCGTTGTGGCTGCCGGTCTTCGTGCTGCTCTTTTCCATTTTCATCGGGATGATCTCGGGATTGTACCCGGCACTGCGCGCCGCAACGATGATCCCCGTGCTGGCGCTGAAATACGAGTAAGGTAGCACTTAACAATCTGCTTTCAATCCGAACAAATGGCGGGGGCTGTTATGTATAATGATGGAAAGTTCGTTGAGAGGTACGAAAGGAGATCGGTATGCCGGAGCGACGCACGACGCCGCGAAAGAATGTTACTTTTTATATGCGTGTCCTGAATGACGATACGCAGGAGATCCTCGGTCATATGGTCGAGGTCAGCATGGTCGGCTTACGCCTGGAAACGGCTGTACCGCTGCCCCAAAACAAGGATTATTATCTGCGCCTCGAACTTACGTCGGATCTTGGCTCTGTCCCCTATATCGTTTTCATCGCCCGTACGAAATGGTGCAAAATGGACGAGATCCTGCCGAACTTGTATCATGTCGGCTTTGAGGTCGTGGAGATCATGCCGGAAGATAAGATGGTTTTCGCGCGGATTCTTGAAAAATACGGCTCATAATATGTGCTTCAAGGGTGGGTGTACCGCACTTTGAACAACCCGCGGACAGAGGAAACATACGCAACGCCCTGCTCTGCGTCCAGCGTGATCGTGCGGATCCACGGTCCCAGATAAAAGGTTTCCACAGGCTCGGAGGTGTTCAGGTCGAACACGGTCAGCTTGTTGTTTATAAAATTCCCAACCAGCAATAAATTCCGTTTTATATCGAGCGTCATGGTGCGGTCGCCGAGGCTGGTCTTGATGCCCCCCAGATATTCCAGCGTCTCTGCATCGTAGCGCAGGATGAGCCCTTCCAGCGTGGAAGCCACCAGGATTTCAGAACTTGTTGGAGAAAAGATCAGGCGGTCTGTTCTTGGGCTTGTAGTTGTCTCCGCTGCGATTTCATGGTTGACCATATTCCACACGGCGAGATACGTATCCTTGAAGGAATTGAAGTACAACACCGGCTTATCCGCATGGACGGCAATATTGGTCGGCACCCACGGCAGCGGCAGGGTGGCAATGACGTTCCCGCTTTCACGGTCGAACATGATGAGCGGCGTGCCAGTCTCAACGTCCGCTTCGGATGCGATGAGAATGCTGTCCGTATATTTCTCCCAGACCATCCAAATATCGCCGGGGGAAAGGTCCGGCATGGGCACGGTGCGCAAAGTTTCCAAGGTCAACGCGTCCATGTAGATCAATTCGCGCGTCTCGGCTTTGTAGGCGTAGATTTCCCGCCGTTCGGGGTTGTATGCGAACCCTTGCGTCTTGCCGATATCCTCCTGCGACCTGCGCGGCGGCTTGCCAATGTCGTTCACATCGAATGCAAGCAGGTAATTCGTCCCGCGCCCGACCGCATACAGCAAACCGTGTTCCGCGTTCAATTCGATCCAATTAAAATCGCCCTGTGCGAACTTTTCCACTGCCGGGCTCGCATGCAGCCGTTCACCTAATATCAGCACGCGCTGATTGTCGAACGGTACCAGTAGGAAGATCCAAAATAACGGCGCGATCATGACGCCGCTTAACCATGACCATTTTTTGATGGGATTCCCCGCCCGGAATTTCTCTGCCAGCCAAGTAACATACGCCTGCGGAACGACCGCCTCGACCAACCCGACGCCTGCGAGGAACACCAGCGACAATAATCTCCCCGTTGCCACCCGCTTGGAAAGCCATTCCTGCGGCACGGTGTTCACTGCAAGGAGCGCAGTCACGATTCCCGCCCGCGCCAGCGCATCGCCGGTTTTGAAAAGATAAATGAAGGCAATGACGATCCCTGCAAATGCCCCCGCAATGCTCAAGACATATCGAATGGATGGAGAGACTGGCAGCTTCCCCGTCAGCCAGAGACCAAACCCCAGTACCAGCACACAGCCCAAATACAGAAGGAGGCGCGTCGAGGCGGTGCTGGCAGAGTAGACTGCAAAATCCATCACGCGCCAAAGTTCGACCGTCTTTTCGAGCGCTTCTGCAATTTGAAAACGGAACAGGTACATGACCAGCGCCAGGAGCGGCAGGCGCAGGACTGCCCATGCAAATATCCATTTTTGTTGTATGTTCATGCGCCGATAATAACAGGTGACAGCCATTTCGCGGCTGTCACCTTGTTTTTTTGGATCTTGGAATTTTACGGTACGGCGATCTGTGGTCTCATGGTGTGCCACTCGGTCGCCTGTTGGTAGGCGTACCCGCTGCGCAGGACGCCCGCCTCGTTCCACGGGCGTGAAACGATCTGCAAGCCGATGGGCAGCCCTACGCTCGAGAACCCGCAGGGGATCGATAACGCGGGCAGACCGGTCAGGTTGAAGGGGGAGGTGAAACGCGTCAGCATACGGGCGCGTTCGATGGCGTTTTCACCCTCCAGCACGGGGGCGGTGATGGGGGTCGTGGGAAGTAGAAGCGCATCGAATTGCTCGAACATGATTTCGCATCGTCGTCGCGCTTCGACCTGTATGCGCCTCGCCAGAACGTACTCGCTGGATGTGAAGTTTGCGCCCGTTTCCAGCCGCAAGCGGACATCCGCGCCGAACCAGTCGGGATGTTCCTGCATCCGTTCGCGGTGGAACGCGGCAGCGTCGGCTTGGGTCATCAGCGCATTGGCAGACGCGGCTTCCCGGAGAAAATCCAGGTTGACCTCGGTGACGAGCGCGCCCAGGTCTTCCATCACTTTCGCCGCCGTGCGGACAGCCTGCAATACTTCCCTGTCCGTTGCTTCCTCAACGAAATCCCCGACGGCGAGAGCCATTTTGCGGTCTTTCATCGTGTCTCGCAAATGGCTGGAGTAATCGCCGGGCAGCGTTTTTATGGACGTGGGGTCCTGTTCGTCGTATCCGCCCATGATTTGCAGCATCAGCGCCGCATCTTCGACCCGGCGGGTGATCGGTCCGGCGTGGTCGAGATTCCACGAAAGCGGCAGGATTCCGCGCAGGCTGACGCGCCCATAGGTGGGCTTGAGTCCCACCACACCGCACAGCGAGGCGGGGATGCGGATCGAGCCGCCTGTGTCGGTTCCGAGCGCCGCCATGGACATGCCCGTGGCGACTGCGACGGCGCTCCCGCCGGAGGAACCGCCGGGCGTGCGGGTCATGTCCCAGGGATTGCGGCACGCGCCGAAATGCGGGTTGTTATTGGTGACGCCGAGTGCGATCTCGTGCGTGTTGGTCTTGCCGATGATGCGCGCGCCGGCATGCTTGATCTTTTCCACGACCACGGCATCTTCTGAGGGGACATGATCGGCGAAGAACTTCGAGCCGCCGGTGGTGAGGATGCCTTTTGTGTTGTACAAGTCTTTGACAGCGATGGGAATGCCGAACAGCGGCATACTGCCGTTGCCGGATGCGGATTCGTTTTGATCGGGGCGGATAACAGTGATAAAGGCGTTAAGCGTCGGGTTGAGGCGCTCGATCTGACGGAGGCAGGTGTCGGTTAGGTCAGAAGCGTCGATCTCACCGCTTTTCATCAGATCGCGCTGTTCGATTAACGTTAAGGAGTCCAGATTCATATGATGTAATTATATGCAGGGAGATTTTTTTTCTCCATAGCCCTTCCGTACTGATATAAAACCACTCTGTCAGGAGGCAATCTCCTGACAGAGTATGAAAGGTTTACAGTTTTGTTGGGAGGTTAGAACAGACCGAGTACCTTGCCGGTTTTCAGGTCGAGGTCCACATCATAGAAGACGGGGCGGGTGGGCAGACCGGGCATGGTGCGCATATCGCCAAGGATGGGATACAGGAAGCCTGCGCCGGCGCTCGCGCGGATCTCGCGCACGGTGATGCGGAAGCCCGTCGGCGCGCCCTTCTGGGACGCATCGGTGCTGAATGAAAGGTGGGTCTTTGCCATGCAGATCGGCAGTTTGTCGAAGCCGAGGCGGGTGTAGCGCGCAATTTGCTCGTCCGCTTCGGGAGTGTAATCCACACCGTCGGCGCGGTAGATCTCGGATGCGATGGTCTCGATCTTTTCCTTGATGCTGGTGGCGTCGAGATCGTACAGGAACTCGAAGTTGCTCGGCTTTTCCGCGGCTTTGACGACCGCCTCTGCCAGTGCCTTCGCGCCTTTGCCGCCGTCCGCCCAGTGGGTGGAGACGACCGCGTCCATGGCGCCCATCTTGAGCGCGGCTTCGCGGACGAGTTCCACTTCAGCGGGGGTGTCGGTCGCGAAGGAATTGACCGCCACGACCACGTTCACGCCGAACTTCAAGGCGTTCTGGATGTGGCGTTCGAGGTTCGCCAAGCCTGCGCGCAGCAGGTCGAGGTTCTCCTCGAGATACTCGTGGGCAAGCGGTTTGCCCGCCACGACTTTTGGTC from Anaerolineales bacterium includes:
- a CDS encoding PIG-L family deacetylase, translating into MTKRILAVLAHPDDESFGLGGTLALCAKRGYETYYVCATRGEAGTVDAEHLNGFKDTAELRTHELMNAAKHLGLKEVFFLGYRDSGMPGMEENDHPDAQIQHPVEEVAGKVVKYIRELKPDVVITFDPIGGYRHPDHIHIHKATVMAFANSDDASFYPEAGEPFKPSALYFQVFPRWFLRVMTRLMPLLGKDPTKWGRNGDINLKELAEVDFPVHVRVDIRPVSEEKRLASAAHASQGGIQMRRGLMGFITKVFGEKEDFMRAYPPVEDGFDRKRDLFEGM
- a CDS encoding Yip1 family protein; amino-acid sequence: MTETTPSQSTGRFGFARIPEFLLQPARTFALLVEEARAAWGTPMLALSVSTFLSVMVSGYLTSRAAMMGEMPLPRDWQWWSPEMQENYMRAQQAMQGPVFAYIIPLVTALVSLWLGWLILSGLLHLGSTLLGGRGSMQSALNVTGWGSLPFLVRDVLRIIFMLFAGRAISSPGLSGFVADSAFLMQLLSRADIFLIWSCILLVIGFGVADKLPKAKAVANIVIITLLQLLAQAGIGTLLSGLSGLAVQRPFF
- a CDS encoding ABC transporter ATP-binding protein; amino-acid sequence: MKKHFQMGGNTVRALDGVDLEIPANTLTVVMGPSGSGKSTLLYLLGGLDRPTAGEITVNGERLDQMDENALALFRRKTMGFIFQSFNLVSSMSALENVAFPMQFAGVPVARRNEASRSLLEQVGLADRSHHTPSELSGGQQQRVAVARALVNDPMLILADEPTGNLDSQSGIAVMQLLSDLHRAGRTVLVVTHDPRMAGFATHRIFLLDGKVVTEAEYQSAAMGPLQVSHGG
- a CDS encoding IPT/TIG domain-containing protein — protein: MVGADVTSVQPANITNDVATIITVKGDGFDASSKVLLDGVELPGTVFINNTELQVTVPAGVAVGEHIITVTSTGGSAILTVSAPPPFTRPQIYVKSSWTNVKQVTTGQEFKFAVDFENAGNMPAYNAQAVFSSPDLIPLNTGGVIVLKNPLDPGSNFADDQRFIPAGPLYGKTFILVDVTVTYYDDKGTPYSDKFTLTIPVGSGGGGGGSGVVATATPTGVRSGQLIISSYSTSVDPLQPGSEFKLIMTVQNMGNDKAQRVTMIVGGGSSGSGEGGTPQPGGVSGGSGEFSNFAPLGSSNIQSLGDLPASTGVQASQDLIVNVSTNPGAYPMKVTFSYLNGKGEVVNDEQVITLLVFSLPNVEISFYRPLDMFFAGQPAQLPLQIVNLGKRTAVLGNMTVTSGGGMVENGTALVGSLDAGGYYTLDPMFYPDAAGTVQLNVLIEYTDDFNRARTIEKTLEVNVEEGFFEPTPEPGMEGGGGDFFPTEETFLQKVWRFILGLFGLDSAPPASSPEMEGPPLIEPGIPAPGGGGGGSGPKG
- a CDS encoding ABC transporter permease — encoded protein: MKPFDLIRLVINNLSRRKARVGLTAIGVVIGTAAVIILVSLAIGLQMNATEQLYGIGDLSQIYVYPNYGGEVYVEGPMSGGGGGGGGGPSQDIKRLTNSALDELRAIPGVQSVLPREYLNANMMLKYKRLVGYSGIYGIGTYDLADLGLKADLGTTQMTRTTVVIGYMVAQNFSDPNWKPGQEIASPPDLYDQQIQLTLLKYDNEGNEIRKNYSIRVAGVLRESGTEADWTIFMPLDQIKLMNEWSMGTRIDYNKTGYNEVIVRVVNADKTLEVRDQIIALGFQANTMLDFVQGINNFYKILQVVLGGVGAIALLVAAIGIANTMAMSILERTREIGLMKAVGATNRDVLSLFLGEAAGIGFIGGLGGVLIGWLAGQALNVIAIVYLAQQAASQGGIPPSVAVYTPLWLPVFVLLFSIFIGMISGLYPALRAATMIPVLALKYE
- a CDS encoding PilZ domain-containing protein: MPERRTTPRKNVTFYMRVLNDDTQEILGHMVEVSMVGLRLETAVPLPQNKDYYLRLELTSDLGSVPYIVFIARTKWCKMDEILPNLYHVGFEVVEIMPEDKMVFARILEKYGS
- a CDS encoding amidase, yielding MNLDSLTLIEQRDLMKSGEIDASDLTDTCLRQIERLNPTLNAFITVIRPDQNESASGNGSMPLFGIPIAVKDLYNTKGILTTGGSKFFADHVPSEDAVVVEKIKHAGARIIGKTNTHEIALGVTNNNPHFGACRNPWDMTRTPGGSSGGSAVAVATGMSMAALGTDTGGSIRIPASLCGVVGLKPTYGRVSLRGILPLSWNLDHAGPITRRVEDAALMLQIMGGYDEQDPTSIKTLPGDYSSHLRDTMKDRKMALAVGDFVEEATDREVLQAVRTAAKVMEDLGALVTEVNLDFLREAASANALMTQADAAAFHRERMQEHPDWFGADVRLRLETGANFTSSEYVLARRIQVEARRRCEIMFEQFDALLLPTTPITAPVLEGENAIERARMLTRFTSPFNLTGLPALSIPCGFSSVGLPIGLQIVSRPWNEAGVLRSGYAYQQATEWHTMRPQIAVP